A genome region from Euphorbia lathyris chromosome 4, ddEupLath1.1, whole genome shotgun sequence includes the following:
- the LOC136227217 gene encoding uncharacterized protein produces the protein MYQNTYKHKLQPVRGRRFWRIDDFEPIEPPKIQSMSGRPKKKRTREPNEGRNTESCGTRMSKKGQMQRCKICGGYGHKRSKCQGKPISEQSNEIFAANSRGVVNQSADKGKSVASGSNGRPDWIEPRQRLKPVGYGYLYDDTDGSVTYNPGNVDETIIYPGDNTTFAEARDGIEDEISHNPDPVVTFPIPSERESRKNRLKPFFESACGTRHIQFSQNEHEVHVPTDLPFEAPKLQWKGEKAMTTRQLEAERDDQFRKRMKQN, from the exons ATGTACCAGAATACTTATAAGCATAAGCTGCAGCCAGTTCGAGGTAGGAGATTTTggagaattgatgattttgagccTATAGAACCCCCAAAAATACAAAGTATGTCAGGGAGGCCTAAGAAGAAAAGAACAAGAGAGCCTAATGAAGGGAGAAACACAGAATCATGTGGCACGAGAATGTCTAAAAAAGGTCAAATGCAAAGATGTAAGATTTGTGGCGGATATGGACACAAGAGATCAAAATGTCAG GGTAAACCAATTTCTGAACAAAGCAATGAGATATTTGCTGCAAACTCTAGAGGAGTAGTCAACCAATCTGCAGATAAAGGTAAAAGTGTTGCGAGTGGATCAAATGGTCGTCCAGATTGGATTGAACCAAGGCAACGACTTAAACCAGTTGGATATGGATATTTGTACGATGATACAGATGGTAGTGTAACATACAAT CCTGGTAATGTTGATGAAACCATTATCTATCCTGGCGACAACACAACATTTGCAGAAGCTCGGGATGGGATAGAAGATGAAATTTCCCATAACCCTGATCCAGTTGTTACATTTCCTATCCCAAGTGAAAGAGAATCAAGGAAGAATAGGTTGAAACCTTTCTTTGAATCAGCATGTGGAACTAGGCATATTCAATTCTCACAGAATGAGCATGAAGTTCATGTACCAACTGATTTACCATTCGAGGCTCCGAAGCTTCAGTGGAAAGGAGAGAAGGCCATGACAACACGTCAACTTGAAGCTGAAAGAGATGATCAATTTAGGAAAAGAATGAAGCAAAATTAA